A stretch of the Lolium perenne isolate Kyuss_39 chromosome 3, Kyuss_2.0, whole genome shotgun sequence genome encodes the following:
- the LOC127341602 gene encoding uncharacterized protein, which translates to MGEASSDEICHCQDCLGKYSLLRDEENPHLAKFERRLPCFGCGIGWSSFLLGFLCPLLWYYATTLYFCNYYKRDPRERPGLAASAIAAGFFTTVSVITISIVLIIRASE; encoded by the exons ATGGGAGAAG CAAGCTCGGATGAAATTTGCCATTGTCAGGATTGCCTTGGCAAGTACAGCCTACTCAGAGATGAAGAGAACCCGCACTTGGCAAAGTTTGAGAGACGGCTTCCTTGCTTTGGTTGTGGAATAGGATGGTCCTC GTTTCTTTTAGGTTTCCTGTGTCCATTGCTTTGGTACTATGCAACGACTCTGTACTTCTGCAATTACTATAAGAGGGATCCTCGAGAGCGCCCGGGTCTTGCTGCCTCTGCTATTGCG GCGGGCTTCTTCACAACTGTGTCTGTTATTACCATCTCCATCGTTCTGATAATCCGGGCATCCGAGTGA
- the LOC127341600 gene encoding putative F-box protein At4g17565, with protein sequence MSAKVSRLLEVNSARMADWSNLQTDIVGSIVRKLAIPDYIRFRAVCTSWNRVCVCRDVSNDPRVDPWLMLPTKTLEDAKFFSIPERKNETIRILSTATIFGSLWTPVGSSHGWLVFFNLNQGTIQLVNPISGGQFELPPLGREHFSKAVLLDMSESNFSVAIVYGNRKGYKVTRKGSRSWSFVDSKHILIDIFKHRRQLYTIDIYGTVEVWAEPPRSWPDADGPLVDPYMHPSLAQRKFNCLVETPAGDLMKVKRQSQNKFAVWILSRETSSFESTEDIGDFALFVSHHNSFCFPTKDHLNLKANCVYFIDNYKNLCAFNLEHGTKELIQGLETPALPRQDAFLWFIPSLK encoded by the exons ATGTCCGCAAAGGTGTCAAG GCTTCTGGAAGTTAATTCTGCTAGGATGGCTGATTGGTCTAATCTTCAGACTGATATTGTTGGTTCAATTGTAAGGAAGCTTGCCATCCCTGACTATATCAGATTCCGCGCCGTATGCACCTCGTGGAACCGTGTCTGCGTCTGCAGGGATGTATCCAATGATCCAAGGGTAGACCCATGGCTGATGCTCCCCACAAAGACGCTTGAGGATGCTAAATTTTTCAGTATACCTGAAAGAAAGAATGAAACCATCCGTATCCTGAGTACTGCCACGATCTTTGGCTCCTTGTGGACTCCTGTTGGTTCTTCCCATGGCTGGCTTGTCTTCTTCAACCTGAACCAGGGAACTATCCAGTTGGTTAATCCCATCAGCGGCGGTCAGTTTGAACTACCCCCACTCGGACGCGAGCACTTCTCCAAGGCGGTGTTGCTTGACATGAGTGAGAGCAACTTCAGTGTTGCTATCGTCTATGGCAATCGAAAAGGATATAAGGTGACACGCAAAGGAAGCAGAAGCTGGTCATTTGTTGATTCCAAACATATCCTAATTGATATTTTCAAGCACAGAAGGCAACTTTACACCATCGACATATATGGCACTGTCGAGGTGTGGGCAGAGCCACCCCGTTCATGGCCGGATGCAGACGGCCCGCTTGTTGATCCATATATGCATCCTAGCCTCGCCCAGCGGAAATTTAACTGTCTGGTGGAGACCCCAGCTGGTGATCTCATGAAGGTTAAGCGCCAATCTCAGAACAAGTTTGCGGTGTGGATCCTGAGCAGAGAGACATCTTCATTCGAGAGCACCGAAGACATTggggattttgctttgtttgtcagCCACCACAACTCGTTCTGTTTCCCGACCAAGGACCATCTGAACCTCAAGGCGAACTGCGTCTACTTCATCGACAACTACAAGAACCTGTGTGCGTTCAACCTCGAGCATGGGACCAAGGAGCTCATACAAGGCCTCGAAACTCCGGCGCTCCCACGACAGGACGCATTCTTATGGTTCATACCTTCACTGAAATGA